GCAATTCGCGGCCCTTTAAAGTAGTAACGTgcacaattgaaaaaaaaacagaaaagaaaagaagatggatcagctgaagaaaacattttttggatcATAATTGacgaaaatggaagaagatacAGTCAACAAAAAGTTGCGGGAATTTTTCAATGCACAGCCAACGTTGAGTCTTTGACCAAATCAAACGGGTTAAAGAAGTGCAGAGGAACAATTTTCGTGAAAGACCTGAACGTAACACTGGGggaattggaaaaagacaaagaaaagaaattcacgtTCGAAGTCCGAAATCCGCACGAAGAGCACGTGACCAGCAAGAGAAAACCAAGCGAAATAGAATCGGACACTCCATCAACGagtagcaaaagaaaaaagaagacgtcatattagaaaaattagattaagacatcttgattttctttaccTCTTAAATGGGGCCTATAACTAACTCCCATtatctgttttttgttgtacCTTCTGTGAAAGAAATTCGATGATGACTGAAAGCGACAGAGATGTATGTTATATCTTCTGTCCATCACACAGAAAGAATTGCAAGAAAACATTGAAACAACTCTTGgatttttctaataattttcaataagaatAAATATGTTTGGTGGTCTGGTAGATTAcctattttgaaattttgattttgtaagtGTTAACTCATGAAGTGTGCTGTCTCTCCGAGATTTCAGATTTGCATGACATCTTCTCATGGGAAGGGAGAAGGATTCCTCCTTCCCAAGTCCTTTAGCTTCACTGCAGGTTCCATGTTGGTGTTGATTGACCTACAGAAAACACGAAAATCCAaaaattgtttggtttctaAACTTATTTTCTGGTCAGTAATCTGTGACACTAAGACTGTTATAGTCATGTAGACAATGATAGACAGTCAGAGTATAGCCTAGTTGGAACAAAGCTTCTGTGCtggtttcaaaaattcaatcactTGCTATGACGTCACTAGAAATGCAAATATAGTTTCAAAACGATCGATTTCGATtacaaacaagtaaacaactTGCAATCAAAGCAATCAAATCGTTTTGAATAAACGTGCATTCAATATCAACAGCCAAAAACGCGGCTTCGAAAACACCTTTACTACACAACCAcattttacgaaaaaaaaagcccttcGGGAACCTCTCCAAGGAGCCTCGGCGCATTGGTAGCAGTGTCgaattcttaaaattaatttttattaatttttgccgattttttaaagaaaaatgccagagaaaaaggagagaacaaaGGGGTCCGacggttttccctcttctattcttccctcAGGGCAGGATACGCTCCACGCGacgtgagaagaaaaatcaaaatttattaaaaaatcggcaGAAATCAgcgtttcattaaaaaatttgaaactttgtccaaatgtagACGACTATGTTGTCTACCgtttgtgcaagtttcaagtaaaaattgattaatttcaattttttatgatttttaacTAGCATACACTTAagcttggaaacatatggcgagcgcgccgatgtttccaaactttatgtCTAGCACTTTGGGGATAAACTTCAATTTactaaaatcagaaaaaaatcatggtgaaaggaaattctttcctcaccaagatgatttttttaaatttgctttgcgataactcaaacgtgagttatcgcgaaaaaaagggagacactttGTGTCAtcggacttagaaaattttcaaaccgtttATAGCTCATAGTTCACCCAATTGTCCACCAGGCAGCGCTGATCATAGCCGACCACTGGCTTCAgccgagatagccgattccaaccataagttcctccaccatactaatacactTCAATCATGGTCTTTACTTGAAAAAAGGGGATTTTCGGGTCATTTGAGGCAACCACGATGTATAATGAGAGGTGGGCGAACCCGAGAGGAAAGAACTGTGCCAACTTTCGGTACTTGTTCTTACTTCTGCCGCTAGGTTCTCTAGTGTTAGTGGCCCTGAAATCTGGCGCCAAGTTTAACCATTGTGGATAAAGCATCTTGGTTAAAGGGAGTTTTAGTttagaaacaataaaattaagacCATGCTAGTTTGTAATAACGTAACATCAGTtacaatttattgatttcaataaaataaattttaaaaaataagtagtGTTGTCGTTATTATTGGTCATTGGTagaaaatagttaaaattGGGGAATCTAACAAACGTACTCGTCATAGAGGGGAATAGTAATTGGGAGCATGATATACCTGGTCGTtacttcttttcattttctttccccataaaatgaattgcctttcttctttgggtggtttaaaattaaatacctttgcatatttttcttttgctgatttGTATCCCGTAAAACATCCAACAACGAAACACTTAACCATTTCGCAACACGATTTATCAAAAACACATCACCCTAAGTCAAAGAACgaaattataaaatgaaacaatgaaATGGAATCTACTATCAACAATGGCAGACGCTTACTTCTGAGAATTCGCGCCAAATCTCAGGGCCACTAACACTAGAGAACCTAGCGGCAGAAGTGTaaacaatttcagaaagtTGGCACAGTTTTAAGAGGGGGCGCCCTACTGAGTTTGCCCACCTCTCATTATACATCGTGAGGCAACCCTGCAGTGCCTGCACGTCTTTCTGCCATTTCCAAAGTTACAGCACTGAAAATGTTGTGGTTGTgcactcttctttcttctcctgtGCTCCTGCCTACTGCTTAGTGCCCTAGTCTGAAATTTTCACTggattaatttgttttaaaattaggTTTTTAGTTTCCCTTCACTGCTGCAACTAGCCTAGGATTCTTTCTATATCTTTAACATAATGGGAATATCCGggcttttaccttttttgaaaaaatcatctGTAAATTGCCATGTCCGCCAATTCAGAGGCAAAACTGTGGCAATTGATGGTTATTGTTGGCTACATAAAGGAGCTTTTTCATGTGCCGACAAATTagtgaaaggagaaaaaacggaTGCGTAATACGATTTAGATTCATTTAAAATCTTGATTATGCATTGAAAGTATCTGTTTTACAGGTATGTCACTTACTGTatgaaatttataaatatgcTTTTGTCACATGACATCAAACCAATCTTAGTTTTTGATGGACAACCATTGCCTTCAAAATTGGGAACAGAATTAAAACGAAGAGAGTATAAACAGTATTAATcttgtgaaaataattttttttaataagttgtattgttttgttattcagAAAtcgtgaaagaaacaaaattcaagcCAGAGAATATCTTCGCCTAGGAAACAATTCAAAGGCCAGagaatgttttcaaaaatgtgttgacGTGACATCTACAATGGCTTTGGAATTAATTAAAGTTTGCAGAGCAAGAAATATTGATTGTATTGTTGCTCCATATGAAGCAGATGCTCAGTTGGCATTTTTAGCAATTCAAGGTAAATTTTGCTTTCTCAACGTTAACAATGCAATTTTCAGTCAACAAATTCTCACCTGCAGGTATAGCCCATTTGATTATCACTGAAGATTCAGACTTGCTAGCATTTGGTTGTCCTCGAATATTGTTCAAAATGGACCAAGCTGGAACTGGTGTACTCATCGAAAAAGATAAACTCTTTCTGTCTCTTGGAGGACAGGCTGAGTTCTTCAATGATGAAAAGTAAAGTatttgttaattaaataacttgTTCAACTAAATGTTGATTTTGCTCACTgtagaatttttattaattagatTCAGAAGGATGTGCATTCTATCTGGATGTGATTATTTACCTTCGTTAAAAGGTATCGGATTGGCGAGAGCGTTCAAATTCTTCAGTGGGAGTACAGACAGCGATTTAAATTCAgtactttatttattttttctcgaacatgtgacaggtggtaataaactttttcttgtatCAACAGCTCCTTTGCAAAGTCCCTGCCTGCTTGAATATGCCTACTCTCGAAATCACTTTGGAATACCGAGAAAATTTCGTCAAGGCTGAACAGACATTTCTATATCAACTAATATATGAACCGAGGCAACGGAAGCTACTTCCTCTCACTACTTATCCACCAAATTTAGACCCTGAGAGTTTACCGTTTGCTGGACGCTACATGACAGATGACGTCGCTTTCCAACTAGCAATAGGTAAGtgtaataattaaataaattgtaaGTAAAGATTTGTATAATtatatattaattttaataggTAATCTGGATGCCGAAACTCTAGAAAGACTTGACAACTATGATCTGGACATGGTAGTCTCAAAACGAAATCAATGCTTACTCACGAAACACCCTAGCATCTGGTCTAAGAATTTCGTTGCCCAGCAGTATAGTTCATCTTCATCTGAGGTTGTAAGTGCAAAACCCTCCATGACATTTGTGTGCAAGCAAACTACTGCCAAAATAGAATTTAGTATACCAAAAGCAGCCGAACAAGTCGAAGGTATAAGCGACAACGAGCTGGCAAGCCAATATACCAAGAAGGAATCGCCGTCCTCACCTATTTTAACTCGTAAACGTAAACGAACcaatgaaaacatttctcCGTCTCAAAGTCAAGCCAGACGTTCGATCGAATCATCTCTTCGAACAGAAGCATCCGTGAAtaatgaaagtgaaaaatgcAATGGTCTTGCATCATTATTGGATCCCTTTGCAGAACCTATTATGACGAAAACGGTTTCCGAGAATGTGACACCTTTGAGGAAAAGCAACCCATTCGTCAAGTTAAAAACTTCGTCAAAAGATGTCAAAACTTCACCACAAACTTCTCCAATTTCTTCCACGTTCAAGACACTCCAAACTTTCAGTCAATTGAGGAAGTTTGATCCCAATGGCCAGGAGATAGTTACAAGTGCCTATTTCCATGCAGAGAACGTCACATCTactgaaaaaccaaaaagtaaTATTCTTAGTTGTGGCAACCACGTGATGCCAATAAATGTAAGCGAAATCTCTTCCCAGTCGCCGAAACCTTATGCGGGAAAGAAAGACACATGTTCACCCTCTAtggtaataattcaaaaacatcttttatcccttttaacttttaatttgcaatatttatttgttaacaGAATTCATCAATCAATACCGAGGAATCTGTCACTATCACCAAGAAGATCCCACTCAGTGGGTTTCGAGTTTCCGGGCTTAGTcgacagaaaaataaggaCCCTTCAAAAACAATTGTAACAAATGGAATGAGGCAACTTGATTTGCGGAGTATGTTTGCTCCGAAACCGTGATTTGGCGGGCTCGCTACAATCGAGATTTTCCATTCCCAGGAAGAGCattctattttaatttaataaatcgATTTTGTACAGTGCCCATGCAACTCAGTTTACTCGAACGATTTTTTGGTTAATAAATTCATAACTTTCTTTATAATTTAAGTTTACCTATATTCCTaactatttatgtaaaaaacaaGTTCTTCACAGTGCATGGGCAGTAAAAAACAACGGAAAGGTGTCAATTCGTTAGTATTCCCATCATAGGGAATATTGGAGAACCTAGTGATCACATGataaaaatggttttcaaCTGTAGG
This DNA window, taken from Daphnia pulex isolate KAP4 chromosome 2, ASM2113471v1, encodes the following:
- the LOC124203770 gene encoding exonuclease 1-like isoform X1, with product MGISGLLPFLKKSSVNCHVRQFRGKTVAIDGYCWLHKGAFSCADKLVKGEKTDAYVTYCMKFINMLLSHDIKPILVFDGQPLPSKLGTELKRRENRERNKIQAREYLRLGNNSKARECFQKCVDVTSTMALELIKVCRARNIDCIVAPYEADAQLAFLAIQGIAHLIITEDSDLLAFGCPRILFKMDQAGTGVLIEKDKLFLSLGGQAEFFNDEKFRRMCILSGCDYLPSLKGIGLARAFKFFSGSTDSDLNSLLCKVPACLNMPTLEITLEYRENFVKAEQTFLYQLIYEPRQRKLLPLTTYPPNLDPESLPFAGRYMTDDVAFQLAIGNLDAETLERLDNYDLDMVVSKRNQCLLTKHPSIWSKNFVAQQYSSSSSEVVSAKPSMTFVCKQTTAKIEFSIPKAAEQVEGISDNELASQYTKKESPSSPILTRKRKRTNENISPSQSQARRSIESSLRTEASVNNESEKCNGLASLLDPFAEPIMTKTVSENVTPLRKSNPFVKLKTSSKDVKTSPQTSPISSTFKTLQTFSQLRKFDPNGQEIVTSAYFHAENVTSTEKPKSNILSCGNHVMPINVSEISSQSPKPYAGKKDTCSPSMNSSINTEESVTITKKIPLSGFRVSGLSRQKNKDPSKTIVTNGMRQLDLRSMFAPKP
- the LOC124203770 gene encoding exonuclease 1-like isoform X2 produces the protein MALELIKVCRARNIDCIVAPYEADAQLAFLAIQGIAHLIITEDSDLLAFGCPRILFKMDQAGTGVLIEKDKLFLSLGGQAEFFNDEKFRRMCILSGCDYLPSLKGIGLARAFKFFSGSTDSDLNSLLCKVPACLNMPTLEITLEYRENFVKAEQTFLYQLIYEPRQRKLLPLTTYPPNLDPESLPFAGRYMTDDVAFQLAIGNLDAETLERLDNYDLDMVVSKRNQCLLTKHPSIWSKNFVAQQYSSSSSEVVSAKPSMTFVCKQTTAKIEFSIPKAAEQVEGISDNELASQYTKKESPSSPILTRKRKRTNENISPSQSQARRSIESSLRTEASVNNESEKCNGLASLLDPFAEPIMTKTVSENVTPLRKSNPFVKLKTSSKDVKTSPQTSPISSTFKTLQTFSQLRKFDPNGQEIVTSAYFHAENVTSTEKPKSNILSCGNHVMPINVSEISSQSPKPYAGKKDTCSPSMNSSINTEESVTITKKIPLSGFRVSGLSRQKNKDPSKTIVTNGMRQLDLRSMFAPKP